In the Elizabethkingia bruuniana genome, ATTGAAATCCACCAGCTTCCAATTGCAATGAAGCTCCTCCGCCCATTTCTACAGGTATCATTTTGGATTGTAATATTAAATTTCTACCTCCGACCTGTATGGCATCAATTTTTTCCTGCACCTGGTTAAGTGCCGGGCTATCGGATGCAAAGGTTACTTTTCCCTTAATTTCAATGCCGTTTTCATTGAAAGCAATATAATCACCGCCTACGGGTGAAGTCCATCGACCGATGCTTATTTCTTGCGGGTTGATCTGAGCAAAGCCATACGTCATTTTACACACACGGAACCCGTTTTGGATAGATGAAATATAACCCGCTTCAAAATGGAAGAAATCCGGGTCTTGCTCTACTGTTATTTGATTAGGTGTTACAAGTATGTTTGCATTCGTTCCATTACGTTGGCATTTAATATAAACATACTGGTATACTGCACTAAGATTTAAAATTGTAGTTGCAGGAATGTACCATGTGCGGGGCGTATCTGCTATTGTTGCATGAACAATTCTCCCGGAAGTATATCGTAGTGAGGTATAGTTATTTTCTAAGTAGAAATTAACATCAGGCAGAGCGAACTGCTGCATGCGTCCTCCTAACGAAATAAGCTTTGTATTTATGGATGCAGGCTTTATATTGTTTACATCAAAGTAACCCTCGGAATCAAAAGTTTTTTCCGAAAGCTCTAATCCGAAATAATAAGCAGCACGAGCAGCAGCAGCATTGTACCGTTGCTCTTTAATTATTGTTTGTTGTTGTTTTTCCTGCTTATAAAATTGCCGAACAATAGATGAAGTATAGGTAACATCGGAAAAGTCCGGCTGTACATCATACGGGTTTTGTAGGTCTTCTGTTAATCCGGTTATACGAACATCAGAATCCAGACTAAATTCAACAGATTTTAAACGGATCATGGAACCCAAAGAAAGCTGATAATTCAACGCTTTAAATAATAACGGATCGCTTTCACCTGTATATGTGAAACGCTGAGTACTATTTAAATTTAAATAATCCTGTCCTTTGGCTTTTAGTAAGGCTTCTGCATTAGTTACATATTGAGCCGGCATTTGGATATCCGACAAAATATAAGTATCACCAACAGCCGGACGTATAACATTGGACGGAATATTCCACGCTTTTTCCTCTTTATTTGGTAATAGAGTAAATGTTTTAGTTTGGCTATTGTAACCGTACTCTTTAATTTCCAGTATATACCCAGCTAATTGCCCGGTTTGGAAAGTTACTTTAGCAGAAAGCCCTTTGATAAGTACTGTTGTATTACCGTGTCCATCGGTTGCGTTTAAATCAAAATCAATAGTGTTATCCGTAAATACAAAAGGATTGTTTGCATCCACAGAGGTCACCGTTCCGATTCTATGCGGGTAGATATCGTCAAAAGTTTCGGTATGTTCAATCACTCCATATTTATCAATATTCTTTTCTAAATATGGAACATCAATTCTAAGGCTCTTTTGACCGTTACGATATTTTATCGGTAAGTTTTTATCTGATCCTTTCACACGTAACCGGGTTACAATGGAAGCATCCGCCAAAGGTGCTTGTGTAAGTGTTTTTAATCCTTTATTACGCCCGTATTCAAGTGTAATATTTGCCTGTGGTTTTCTTTCGGTAAAATGTATGCTTTGGTCTGCATCAATCCAGTATTCCAATTTAAATTCATCGGCAATTTTTGCAAGTGCAGAGAGACAATTTATATCGTCAAAGCTAACAAGCTTTGTTTCGGTATTATCAATGATGCCTTTTGTCCATCCTGACTGATCTCTGTTTGCATTTGTAATTACCAGATCAATCATTTTTTCAGCCGTTCCCATAATATCAAATGTGGGAACAGTAAGATTATTTAATTCATCATAAAATAGCATTGAAACATCAGTTAAACGATATTTAACTGATTTAAAATTTAGAGTGTATTGCCATTCTTTTGTCGATTTCTGAACAATAGTCGGAGAATCTAAAAGATAATACCTGCGTCCTTTTACATCTACATAATCACCCATAGCAAATTCAATCTTTCGCACTAATGCAAAGGACATATTAACCAATTCCTCACCCATGATCCGGGAAGTTATTTTTCCGGTTGGACGAATATTGGCAATAACTGTATTTCCTCTTTTTATATCGTATCTCATGCGAATTTAACTTGTATTGTTAATTGAAATTTTACAAACACTGTTGGCACATCTTTGAGCCTTTTTAGTGACTTTACAAAGCCACTGGTTTTTTTATAGAATACCTTGTACGTTTGGGAATGGTCATATATGTAAAGGTCTTGCCATCCGGGCTTTGCGATTTCTGAAAATAACGCCTGATAATAAAACCAGAAATCACCATCATCCGGAGCCATCATAGCGCAACTGAGTGTTACTTCCTTATCTTTAAATTTTGGTGAAGACAAATCATATTCCTGCCCGTTTTCCTCCGCCCAATCATTGGAAAGGCTTTCCTTTCTTTCTGGATAATCTAAAAGCCCGGCAGTTCCTGTCTGAATAACTAAATTAAAATCTGATAACAGATTTTTACCGTTTAGGGTATCTTTAAATTTATTTGCATTCATGGTTATTACTTTATTATTCCCGCAGCTTGCAGGGCTTTATATTCTTTAGTCAATGATTCTCCCAAACTATCAATACCTTCATCGATATCGTGTAGTTTTTCGGTATTGTCTGCCGTTCTACGGGTATTCTTTTCAATATCCATTTGTACGGCTAATTGACGACTGGCTACTTCCATCATTGCTGCAAAGCCATTTTTCATTATTCCGTTACCTTCCAATATAGCCAGACGCATTCCTGCGGTATTACCTGATAATAAATCAATGCTTTCCTGTGATGCTGCTTTATATGCTCCCTGTAAGGAATTAGCACCGCCAATTTCGTTACCGATATTTATTCCGGATTGGTTGATTAAGTCCATGTAATCCTTTGCCTCTTTGGCAACTTTCATATACATTTCTTGGAACTGCTTCCTTTCATCATCCGTAAGCACACCGTCACCCAGATATTCTGCCAAAGCATCCTGAAGCTTCTGCATTTGTGGCTCGATCACTTTTGCCTCCATTCCGGCAATAATCCCTTTCCGCAAAATATCTTCAATATCATCGGCAAAATCTGCAAAGGATTTCTTTCCGGATAAAATACCCTCACGTATAGAATCCCCGATATTCTGGGCGGTTACTCCGGTAATAGTATCTTTATACTGCTTTTCAAGTTCCCGGTTCATTTGTTCGATAGAACCGTATTCTTCACGAAGCTTTAGTAATTGGTCATACGCTGCTTTAGCGTCTCCGGTTAGTGGCTTTTCAGCGTTAAGCTTTGCAAGACGATCGAAAAGTTCATCTGTTAAACCTATGGTTTCGGTTAGGTCGTTGTTTACTGGTGACTTAATGCCAAAGAACTTTTTCATAAACTCGGACATCCCTTTGAATGGGGCAATCTTATAGCCTTTCAAGCCTAACAGATCACCAACCTTTGCCATATCTTCTACGGCTCTTGTCTTTCTTCCTATTCCTAAGAAACCACCGTATTTTTCCGTGTGCATACCCACAACAGTGTCGGCATTTAAAAGGCGTTTTAAAACGGCTTCCTGATCACGGATTATAGATTCTTTATTCTTCGTATTGGCTGCCATTTCATCCTTGATATTCTGGATGCGGGCTTTATATACATCATTCAGTTTTAATTCGTCCAGTATACGCTTACGGAGCATTTCGTTATAATCCAGACCAGATTGAAAAATAGAATCATTATATTTTTTGATTTCCTCCCGTGCTTTACGTTCTGATTCACGAGCAGCTTTGCCAAGAGAGAATATTCCCGCAACAGCATTAAATGCTTGGCTAATCCCGCCTACAATATCACCAGAAGCAAATGAAGCAAAAGCACCTCCCACATTTTGAGCAATACCCATAATTTCTCCTAAAGTATTCAATGTATCAGCAAGCCCTTGGTTGGTATCATCTATTGAGCCTGCAATAGCTTTAAAACCAGAAGCCATTGCTCCCGCAATATTTGCAGCCATCTGAGCTCTTTTAGCCTGGATATCTTTTAATTTTCCATTGACAATTTCAAGTTTGTTACTCTCGTCCTGAACATCGGCAATACCTTTCGATTGCTTTGTTTGTATATCTTTTATTAATCTTTCTTTTTCCTTGAGTAAACTATTTTCCTCTACTCCAATACTGAAGGTTGCTTTTATGGCTATTGCTCTATTAATCTCAGACTCAATAAATTTTTGCTGTTCAGTACTTAAATTGTCTTTAGATATTCTTTGGTATTCCTCTAAAGATGCAATGCGAACTGCTAATTCTCGCTTTGTGATCCCCATTAGGTTTTGAGAGAATCTTTCGTAAATAGTTGATTTAGCATATTCTGCCGAGAGTACAGTATTTATTTCACTCTGCTTTTCACGTTCCAGTTCTGCCAATAAACGGGATGTTTCTTGTGTTGATAAACCTCGCCTTTCTATACTCGCTCGTATAGCAGAGTATTTTTTTACAATTGCGGTTTTTTGAACTTCAACATCTTGAAAAGAGTTAATAAACTCAGTTGTCATACTGGACAGCTGGTTTTCATAATCTACTAGTAAATTAGATACAATGCTATATTTTCCAGAATCTACACCTTTGTCATTATTCAATTCAGATAATTTCTTTCTTAACAGCTCTATTTTATCCACAAGTAGTGGCACTTTCTCTAGTTGGTGATCTAAAGTTGTAGAAAAATTATCCTTTTCGGTTTTATCTCCCCGTATTTCTGCAATTTTCTTAGTGTATAGTTCTAAGTCTGCTTTTTGTTTTGCGGAAAGTGTTCCGCCAGATTCTACAATACTATCAAGCTTCATTTTATTTTGAGTTAACCAATCATAGAATGAATCCGCCTCGGCTTTAATACCGGAAAACTGTTTTTTTGCAGCTTCTACACTGTATTCTTTTTCATATTTATAATAATTTTGCCAAGCTTCCTCTCTGTAGGCAATTTCATCTTCAGTCTTTTTAAAGCTTATTTTTTTCTCTAGTTCATCATACTGTTCTTTTAACTTACTTCTGGCATCATAAGCTTGTTGATAGGAAACAACTTCTTTTGTTGCATATTCTTTACCGTATTTATCAACGGCACGGAGACGTACTTCTCCATTCTTACCCATACGTTGCAAAGCACCATCTAATAACATGATTTCTTGCTGCAATTTTAGAAGGGAACCTTCGTCGAATACTTCAGCCAATTTCTTTGGCTTTTTCTCTTTTGGTGTTTTTTTCTCTTTACCCAACCAACGTTTCAAACCCATTTTTTCAATAAGTTCATCATAACGCTTTTGGGCATCTGCTTCTTTGGTAATGAAACCCATTGCTTTATCACGGGCTTCTTGTGACTCTTTATAAGCATCTTTTACTTCATCCTCTACACTTTTACCTAAGAAAGTAGAATTGAACCAATACTTTATACCATCCCCTCTGGTAGGGTTATTTAAGCTTTCGGATGCTTCGGATTGTTTTAATAAAGATTCTTTGAATGATTCGACTGCTAATTGAGCGGCGGCTGTAGCTTCAGCACGTGCCATTAATGCCTGTATAAAAGTGTCAGTACCGTCTTTAAATAGCTTTTCAGCGTCATTTACACCATTAACTTCAACACCTAATTTGTGAAACTCTTGTTGGTTTCCATTAATGAATTTTTGTTTTGCCTTTAGATCATTAGCTAAAGCATTCCATTGATTTTGCAATCTATAATATGATGTAATCATACTTGCAGCAGAATCTGCAACAGCTTCTGCCAATTTCTTTTGTTCTGCGGCAATCTTTTCCTGTTCCTCTTGCCATTCATTAAATTTTACAACAATAGCTGCAACCGCAATCGAAAGTCCCAGTGTAATTGTAGCCATAAGTGCCTGTGCTGCAATGTTAGCTGCTGTAGCAGAAAGCCCCAAAGAAACTAAAGAAGCAGAAAGGCGTGCATTAACAGCAACCCATAAATTTTTTACAAGAATTAAAGCCCTTGTTGATGCAGAATCTCTATTTATAAGTACTGTATGAAGTTCTTCTACCGAATTTGCACCTGTTAAACTAGTGCCGACATTTTTTATTGTTTCAACTAAATCCCCGGCACCCTTTGCTCCTAAAGCCTGAGCAGCCGTCATTTCCTGATAACGCTTATTGATTGCAGCTACTGAATCATCAACACTTTTTCCGGAAGTAATTAGTTTATTATACTCTTCCAGAAGTTGGGGTGAATTGAGAATGAATTCTATATTAATTTGTTCGTCAGCCATGATTATTGAATTTCAGTACCGAAGAAATTTTCCAGTTCTTCATCGGTGGATATTGTTTTTGGTGTTTCTTTACCCTTTCTCAGTTTTGGAGCATCAGCAAGCATTAAGAGTAATTGTGTAAATGGAGTATCCAGTATTTTGTTTTGGCTCCAACCTGTTTTTTCTGCAATCGTGTAAATGAACCCTAAGACGCTATGAAAGCTTTCACTTTTTAACTCGCCTTTTCCTTTGGACTCGGATTGACCATCGGTTTCGTTATCCTCGTCCTCCGAATCAATCTGATAGTGGCGATAAAATCCTCAACACCGCCATGGGTTATTAAAATATTGAATAGAAATAAAAAGTGTTGTTCAGTAAGCCTTCCTCGTAACCACCACGCCAAAGGTTTATGTAACCAGTTTAGGTATGGAGAATTCAGAAAACCTAAAGCAACTATTTCATGTACTTTCTTTCCATGATCCGCATAAGCTTTCACTGCTTCCGGAAGGCTCAAATCCTTATCGTTGATCGCTCCCATTGAAAGGTACTTTAATGCTATTTTTAATAGTGTTCGCCCCGTAGGGTGAAATAGTACCAGTTTGAAATTTTTCTTTCTAAATATCCTAAGAAAAAGAGGTGCCGTGACTGGCACTGGAACACCTCTTTTTAATAATAGATCGGGAGCGAGTTTTTCAATATCAATTGATTTCTCGTCCATTATGGTAGTTTTTTAAGCTGAGGCTGTGATAAAACTTTAACTGTACAATCAATTAATGCAATACCATTTCTCACCAGTTTGAAATTTTTCTTTGCGATAATCTTTACCTTTGGGTATGTGATCTGGTGATTACTGTCCGTTATGAAGCGTAATGCCGTTACAAATCCTAAGTTTTTACCAAATGTAAATGCTGAATCTACTACAGTTCCGGTTGGGAAAAGTTTTTGTAAGGTTGCAGTATCGAATTGGAAAGTTGAAAATTTCCCGTTTGTTGCTCCGGGTTCTACCAAAGATTCAATAGGATCATCATCCTGATCGCTGAATTCATCCTGAATGTTTAGATCATCATCGACAAACTCAACAGAGTTTCGATAAGTTTTACAAAGTTCTGTAAACTTTGCATCTGCCGGAATAGAGCCATCAACTTCTACAGGTGCGCTCTCCAATGCTTTAGTTCCAAATAATGTTGACATTTTAATTTATGTTTAAATGGTTATTAAATAGTTTTTAATTACTCCTGAGGTGGGTTACCTCCTTTCACCTGTTCAGCTTCCTTATCAGCTATTGCAGCTTTCAGTTTGTCAACTCCAATCATGTGATGAGGGGGCTTACCGAATAATTCCGTGTATTTTTCAACTAAAGCTGGGCGTTCACCCCCGGATTCATCCTCAGCTTTTTTAGAACCAGCTTCCTGTTCATCGTCAATAAAGCTATCTTCAAAACCTCTGATGAATTTTTTCACATCTTTGTTTTTTAGATATCTTGCTTGATCCTTTGCTTTCTCTTCGTCTGTGAAACCTTGACCATCAGAGGTAACAAAGATTTCATCTAAGTTTTTATGCACTGCAAAAATTGTAACTGCCGCAGCTGCGAATACGTTTTTAAATGTTTTTGACATGATATAGTTTTTAAAATTCTACTAAGTTGTAATTGGCACCTATGCCGAAATAAGGCAGTAGTTTCATAGCATTACCGTCTTTTGCGATACCATATCCGGCATTTAATCCGAAGCCGAACCGCTTTTGGGGCTTTTCTTTGATTCTAAAAGATTTTACACCATTTATGGTTACTCTGGGATCATCGGAATACATATCGATATAATTATGTTCTGCACCCAGAAACCAGTTTTTCTTTTTATACCGGACATCATTCATCATTATATTGTATGACATCTTTACAGAATCTGTGTCCGGATAATAAGCCAGATCAAGATACCTGTCTTTATGTGTTTTAATGGTTTGCCCTGAGGGGGTTTGTTTAGTTAATAAAGCCAATTGTGCTTCAAGCCTACCGTTTATTTTAGTGACCTGATCTATTTTGTCTAAACTAACTTTTAATGCCTTCTGAATACTGTCTGCATAAGTTTTATCTAATGCTGCTATTTTTTCAGAATTAGTATTGTTGATTATTTTTTCATTAAATACAGTATGTGTAACGCTGTCTCTAGTGTATTTTTCAACAATTTTATTATTGCCACCCTGAGTTAACAGGGATGTCATTTCTTTTTCCTTTTCGGCTCTTTTTAATTCCTGTTTGATGTTTAATCCTATACTTGCAAGTAGTAAGATCACAACAAGAATAAAAGCAGGAATGTTGGATTGTGGTTTCATTGTAATGCTTTTTTTACTAATGGTTCTGTTTTTTCTTTTATTTTCTTGTCTTTTTCTTCAAATGAATCTGATTTCTTTTTGTAGAAAATCATAGCTTCATAGGTGTCAATCCTTTTATTACGCTCTTTTATTATTGTAAAATAAAGACTGTCTGTTTTCTCTGAGCAGTCATCTGTTTGCTGCTCTTTGCGGTTGTAAAGAACTCCAATAACACCTCCAAATATTAATAGAAGTCCTATGAGTAGCCCAATAACCACCGCCTTAGGGTCTTTCCTGATATCTTCTTGAGAATAGGGCTGCGGTAGTTCTGGGTTCATAGTTATACTTTAAAGTTTATTGATTTAAGCCAGTTTCTAACATCGAAGGAAGGGCATTCTTTAATCCATTCCCAAGGCTGGATAATACCATCATGGTTTAAATCAGGGCTTAAATCCCTATGACCTAAAATTTCAGCATTAGGAAACTTCTTTTTAAGTTCGGTTAATAGTTTTACTTGTGTAGCTTTCTGTGCTGTGGTTCTGTTATCGATACCTTTTCCTTTTGCATCAATCCCACCGATGTACGAAATATGAATACTATTTGCATTATGTCCTGCAACACCGTTTGCAATGTTTTCAATAGAACAGGTATTCACATAGGAGCCATCCGGACGGATTATATAGTGATATCCCGGATTGTGCCATTTCTTTACATTCTTGAAGAATGCCAAAATTTGCTCAACCGTTTGTGTTTGTGGGCTTGCCGTGCAGTGTAGCACTATGTATTTAATGATTCTCACGGTTTTTAGTTTTTTTTAAAGCACCCGGAAGCTTTGACCCTTCCGGGAGTTGGTATAATAGATAGGAAGAAGAGTTATGCGGATGCAGCTTGTTTTAAGACTACAAGACCTTCAAAGTTTTTACGTCTTGCACGCCCTCCAACTCTTACAAGGAATGAATACACATCACCGTACATGGTTGGTGAACCGATATCTTCAAATGCTTTGGTTGTACCAATAGCTTTTTCAAGCATATTTTTATTCCATGCAAAGATTCCTTCGCAATCTGTAGGAGCAACAACGGAACCGTAAGCTTTAAATGATTTATCCTCAGCCAGTGTATAAACACTTGATCTTACGAAAATGTTAAAGCCTTGGCACTTATACATAATTCCTGAACGTCTTTCTGCTTCAGTAACGGCAGCCATATAAGTTGCTGTAATTGCAGATTCAGCAGGAAACATTTGTGTCGCAGCATCAGGAGTTAACAGTACGTTCATCACCCCTTCATTCCAAGCCTTTTGCTTGATCAAAAAGTTTCTAAGTTTTTGAAGGTCTCCAATTGCGTATGCTTTTCTTTTTCCTGTCGATCCTGCTAACCCGGAATCAACAGCTGCTCCGGAAGTTTCCAGAATACTGGCAGTTGGCAGTGTTGCATTATCTCCGGTCGGTGATACGATAAAGTTTGTCAGCATACCCTCGGCAACTTCTTCAGATAAGTTTTGCACATCCTGATCTAATACACTTCTACGCTTATCATAGGATAATTCCACTGTTTCAGCATTTGGTATATATACAGGGTCTGTTGTATACTCATCGATTAAATAAAGAACTTGTCCGTCCGTCCTTCTTTTTGGAGTAGCAGGA is a window encoding:
- a CDS encoding DUF6808 domain-containing protein, which gives rise to MKPQSNIPAFILVVILLLASIGLNIKQELKRAEKEKEMTSLLTQGGNNKIVEKYTRDSVTHTVFNEKIINNTNSEKIAALDKTYADSIQKALKVSLDKIDQVTKINGRLEAQLALLTKQTPSGQTIKTHKDRYLDLAYYPDTDSVKMSYNIMMNDVRYKKKNWFLGAEHNYIDMYSDDPRVTINGVKSFRIKEKPQKRFGFGLNAGYGIAKDGNAMKLLPYFGIGANYNLVEF
- a CDS encoding N-acetylmuramoyl-L-alanine amidase; this translates as MRIIKYIVLHCTASPQTQTVEQILAFFKNVKKWHNPGYHYIIRPDGSYVNTCSIENIANGVAGHNANSIHISYIGGIDAKGKGIDNRTTAQKATQVKLLTELKKKFPNAEILGHRDLSPDLNHDGIIQPWEWIKECPSFDVRNWLKSINFKV